The following are from one region of the Coffea eugenioides isolate CCC68of chromosome 2, Ceug_1.0, whole genome shotgun sequence genome:
- the LOC113760450 gene encoding mediator of RNA polymerase II transcription subunit 15a-like isoform X3, which produces MDSSSWRAPQGQMAQGPPQGGQAGGSGEVSAVPNAPPPATIDSGDWRTQLQADSRQRIVNKICAHMCRMETLKRHLPFSGQEGLQELKKIAVRFEEKIYTAATSQSDYLRKISLKMLTMETKSQNPMANPLQANAANASKNPPDQAVHGMQSQIQNQQHPMPVVSSQSQSRQQLLPQNMQTNMTSTGVQNSAILASTLPTAGNLQQAPMPNIGQNSNLQNMQSVPSVSQNPVGSSMGQVMPSNVFTNSQRQMQARQQQVVPLQQQQQTQNPQHYLYQQQLQHQYMKQKLQQGGAMAQPLMQSHIQQQQQQQNLLQPTQIQTSQQAVMQPSVMQSAPLSGLQQNQQSSMQQVTQPVIQQQSQAVLRQQQQQQQQQQQQSQQASMLHQQQTSMAQQPLLPAAQQPQQQQQQLIGQQPGATNIQHNQLIGQQNSMPDMQQQQQRLIGQQNNMQQQQLIGQQNSLSSMHQQQLAPQSSVSGLHQQSMRGTQPGNSAMPTSQHSVVMLQQSKVAVQQQMQQNATALLPSQNQQPQQPQQQMVSQIQAQPGGLQHMQQQSNALQRDMQQKIQPTGSLLQQQNVVEQQKQLFQPQRAHPEASSTSLDSTAQTGNASGGDWQEEVYQKIKSMKDMYFLELNDMYMKIAGKLQQHDSLPQQPRNEQIEKLKFFKLMLERLIGFLRCTKNDIQISHKEKLASIEKQIINILSTNRPRRPVSLQQVQLAQQQMSNMQHSQPQTQIPQMQPQENQMNQQMQPMNVQSSITPMQPNSLTSLQQNTLSSVPPVSNLQQNLMSTLQPASTLDPGQSNTHPLQQVAISSLQQNTASGPQTMNINSLSSQSGMTALQSNLINALQPNSTMIHNQQLKQQEQQMLQTQQLKQQLHPRQLQQQLLQRQQLMQQQQQQQQQQLQQQPQQHQQMKPQQQPSQLPGHQMSPLHQVTDSSDLKVRPQISVKTGVFQQHHTNSQRAAYHHQQLKSGSPFPISSPQVLQAASPQVPPHASPQIDQQSMQTSIAKTGTPLQAANSPFVVPSPSTPLAPSPMPSESEKLNSGISSLSNAGNIGPSHATTVSAAAQSLAIGTPGISASPLLAEFTSLDGAHVNTSTALPCKPHTVEKPHERLIKAVQSISNKALVASVDDISSVVSMVDRIAGSAPGNGSRAAVGEDLVAMTKCRLQARNFFTQDGPTGTKKMRRSTSAMPSNVVSSVGSVNDSMRQLNSSDAFELESTATSSIRRPRNEANHALVEEIHEINRHLIDTVVDISDEDVDPIAVAAADGGEGTIVKCSFSAVALSPNLKSQYASARMSPIQPLRLLIPTNYPDSSPILLDKYPVEVSKEYEDLSIKARSKFSISLRSLSQPMSLSEMARTWDICARAVISEFAQQSGGGTFSSKYGTWENCVSAV; this is translated from the exons ATGGATAGCAGCAGTTGGAGGGCGCCTCAAGGCCAGATGGCTCAGGGTCCTCCTCAAGGTGGTCAAGCAGGCGGCAGTGGAGAAGTATCGGCTGTCCCAAATGCACCTCCGCCGGCTACTATTGACAGCGGCGATTGGAGGACTCAACTCCAAGCTGATTCTCGTCAAAGAATCGTAAATAAGAT ATGTGCTCACATGTGCAGAATGGAGACTTTGAAGAGGCATCTGCCATTCTCTGGACAAGAGGGACTGCAAGAACTTAAGAAAATTGCTGTGAGGTTTGAGGAAAAGATTTATACTGCAGCAACTAGCCAG TCAGATTATTTGAGAAAGATATCTTTGAAGATGCTGACAATGGAAACTAAGTCCCAAAATCCCATGGCTAATCCTTTACAAGCTAATGCTGCCAATGCAAGCAAAAATCCTCCAGACCAAG CTGTCCATGGCATGCAATCCCAAATTCAGAACCAGCAACATCCCATGCCAGTGGTGAGCAGCCAATCACAATCCCGACAACAGCTGTTACCGCAAAACATGCAGACTAATATGACATCAACTGGAGTCCAGAATTCTGCTATTTTGGCTTCTACACTTCCAACTGCTGGTAATTTGCAGCAGGCTCCCATGCCTAATATTGGTCAGAACTCCAATTTGCAGAACATGCAGAGTGTTCCCAGTGTTTCTCAGAACCCAGTAGGGAGTTCCATGGGACAGGTGATGCCTTCAAATGTTTTCACTAATTCTCAAAGACAGATGCAGGCTAGACAACAACAGGTTGTTCCCTTGCAGCAACAACAGCAGACACAGAATCCACAGCATTATCTTTATCAACAACAGCTGCAGCATCAGTACATGAAACAAAAGTTACAACAAGGAGGAGCAATGGCACAGCCCCTTATGCAATCTCATAtccagcagcagcagcagcagcaaaacCTTTTGCAACCAACTCAAATTCAAACCTCCCAGCAAGCTGTTATGCAGCCATCTGTAATGCAGTCAGCTCCTCTATCTGGCCTCCAGCAGAATCAACAGTCTTCTATGCAACAAGTGACTCAACCAGTAATTCAGCAGCAGTCTCAAGCAGTTTTgaggcagcagcagcagcaacagcaACAACAGCAGCAACAGTCACAACAGGCTTCCATGTTGCATCAGCAGCAAACCTCCATGGCTCAACAGCCATTACTGCCTGCAGCACAGCAGCCGcagcaacagcagcagcagctgATTGGGCAGCAGCCTGGTGCTACAAATATTCAACACAACCAGCTGATTGGCCAACAGAATAGCATGCCTGATATGCAGCAACAGCAACAAAGGCTGATAGGCCAGCAGAACAATatgcagcagcagcagctaaTAGGTCAACAGAACAGCCTTTCGAGTATGCATCAACAACAGTTGGCCCCTCAAAGTAGCGTTTCTGGGCTCCATCAGCAGTCAATGCGAGGGACTCAACCTGGTAACTCTGCCATGCCGACAAGTCAGCATTCTGTCGTCATGTTACAGCAATCTAAGGTTGCGGTACAGCAACAAATGCAGCAGAATGCAACAGCATTGCTACCAAGCCAAAATCAACAGCCACAGCAACCGCAGCAGCAGATGGTATCACAGATTCAAGCACAACCAGGGGGCCTACAACATATGCAGCAGCAGTCAAATGCGTTGCAAAGAGATATGCAGCAAAAGATTCAACCTACAGGTTCTTTGCTTCAACAGCAGAATGTTGTAGAACAGCAGAAGCAGTTATTTCAGCCACAAAGAGCCCATCCTGAGGCATCATCAA CTTCGTTAGATTCAACAGCTCAGACGGGGAATGCAAGTGGTGGAGATTGGCAGGAGGAGGTTTATCAAAAG attaaatccatgaaggacatGTATTTCCTGGAATTAAATGACATGTAcatgaaaattgctggaaagCTGCAACAG CATGATTCTCTTCCTCAACAACCGAGAAATGAGCAGATTGAAAAGCTCAAATTCTTTAAGCTCATGCTGGAACGCCTAATAGGATTCTTGCGATGTACCAAGAATGACATTCAGATCAGTCACAAGGAGAAGTTGGCTTCCATTGAAAAACAGATAATCAATATTCTTTCTACAAATCGGCCCCGGAGGCCCGTTTCTTTGCAACAAGTGCAACTTGCCCAACAGCAAATGTCCAACATGCAGCACTCTCAGCCTCAGACTCAAATTCCTCAAATGCAGCCCCAGGAAAATCAAATGAACCAACAGATGCAGCCAATGAATGTACAGAGTTCCATAACACCAATGCAGCCAAATAGCTTGACCAGCCTGCAACAGAACACATTGTCCTCTGTGCCACCAGTTTCGAATTTGCAACAGAATCTGATGAGTACCCTACAGCCTGCTTCGACTTTGGACCCAGGACAAAGTAATACTCACCCGTTGCAGCAGGTAGCTATAAGCTCTTTACAGCAGAATACTGCCAGTGGTCCTCAAACAATGAACATAAATTCTTTATCATCGCAAAGTGGCATGACTGCGCTGCAATCAAACCTCATTAATGCTCTACAGCCTAATTCGACTATGATTCATAACCAGCAGCTAAAACAACAGGAGCAGCAAATGTTGCAAACCCAGCAATTGAAACAACAATTGCATCCCCGTCAGCTGCAGCAGCAGCTTTTGCAAAGACAACAGCTAATGCAacaacagcagcagcaacaacaaCAGCAGCTGCAGCAGCAACCACAACAGCACCAACAAATGAAGCCACAGCAGCAGCCTTCACAGCTGCCTGGACACCAAATGTCACCACTACATCAGGTAACTGATTCAAGTGACTTGAAGGTGAGACCGCAGATAAGTGTTAAAACAGGTGTTTTCCAGCAACACCATACCAACAGCCAGCGAGCGGCGTATCATCACCAACAGTTGAAGTCGGGAAGCCCATTTCCTATTTCTTCACCACAAGTCCTTCAGGCAGCATCGCCTCAGGTTCCCCCGCATGCTTCCCCTCAAATTGATCAGCAGAGTATGCAGACGTCTATAGCAAAAACTGGAACTCCACTGCAGGCTGCAAATTCACCCTTTGTGGTCCCATCTCCTTCGACTCCCTTGGCTCCATCACCTATGCCTAGCGAGTCAGAAAAACTAAATTCTGGCATTTCATCCCTCTCAAATGCTGGAAATATTGGACCCTCGCATGCAACTACTGTGTCTGCAGCAGCCCAATCACTAGCAATTGGCACTCCTGGGATATCAGCTTCGCCATTGCTTGCGGAATTTACGAGTTTGGATGGAGCTCATGTCAACACATCAACTGCATTGCCCTGCAAGCCACATACTGTAGAGAAGCCACATGAACGGTTGATTAAAGCG GTacaatcaatttcaaataaaGCATTGGTTGCCTCCGTTGATGATATAAGCTCAGTTGTCAGTATGGTTGATAGGATAGCTGGATCTGCACCAGGCAATGGATCAAGAGCTGCTGTTGGTGAGGATTTGGTCGCAATGACAAAATGTCGCTTGCAAGCAAGAAACTTTTTCACACAAGATGGACCGACTGGAACAAAGAAAATGAGGCGCTCTACGAGTGCAATGCCTTCCAATGTTGTTTCATCTGTTGGTAGTGTGAATGACAGTATGAGGCAGTTAAACAGTTCTGATGCCTTTGAATTGGAATCCACAGCTACATCAAGTATCAGAAGGCCAAGGAATGAG GCCAACCATGCCCTTGTGGAAGAGATACATGAGATAAATCGACACCTCATAGATACTGTGGTTGATATCAGCGATGAAGATGTTGATCCAATTGCAGTAGCTGCAGCTGATGGTGGTGAAGGGACCATTGTCAAGTGCTCTTTCAGTGCTGTAGCTCTTAGCCCAAACCTGAAATCACAGTATGCTTCAGCACGGATG TCACCAATTCAGCCTCTGCGATTGCTCATTCCAACTAATTATCCTGATTCCTCTCCTATACTCTTGGACAAGTATCCTGTTGAAGTTAG TAAAGAGTATGAAGATCTTTCTATTAAAGCCAGGTCCAAGTTCAGTATATCACTGAGAAGTCTTTCACAGCCTATGTCACTTTCGGAGATGGCAAGGACGTGGGACATTTGTGCTCGTGCAGTTATTTCAGAATTTGCACAACAAAGTGGTGGAGGAACTTTCAGCTCAAAATATGGGACTTGGGAGAACTGTGTGAGTGCAGTTTAG
- the LOC113760450 gene encoding mediator of RNA polymerase II transcription subunit 15a-like isoform X1 codes for MDSSSWRAPQGQMAQGPPQGGQAGGSGEVSAVPNAPPPATIDSGDWRTQLQADSRQRIVNKICAHMCRMETLKRHLPFSGQEGLQELKKIAVRFEEKIYTAATSQSDYLRKISLKMLTMETKSQNPMANPLQANAANASKNPPDQAVHGMQSQIQNQQHPMPVVSSQSQSRQQLLPQNMQTNMTSTGVQNSAILASTLPTAGNLQQAPMPNIGQNSNLQNMQSVPSVSQNPVGSSMGQVMPSNVFTNSQRQMQARQQQVVPLQQQQQTQNPQHYLYQQQLQHQYMKQKLQQGGAMAQPLMQSHIQQQQQQQNLLQPTQIQTSQQAVMQPSVMQSAPLSGLQQNQQSSMQQVTQPVIQQQSQAVLRQQQQQQQQQQQQSQQASMLHQQQTSMAQQPLLPAAQQPQQQQQQLIGQQPGATNIQHNQLIGQQNSMPDMQQQQQRLIGQQNNMQQQQLIGQQNSLSSMHQQQLAPQSSVSGLHQQSMRGTQPGNSAMPTSQHSVVMLQQSKVAVQQQMQQNATALLPSQNQQPQQPQQQMVSQIQAQPGGLQHMQQQSNALQRDMQQKIQPTGSLLQQQNVVEQQKQLFQPQRAHPEASSTSLDSTAQTGNASGGDWQEEVYQKIKSMKDMYFLELNDMYMKIAGKLQQHDSLPQQPRNEQIEKLKFFKLMLERLIGFLRCTKNDIQISHKEKLASIEKQIINILSTNRPRRPVSLQQVQLAQQQMSNMQHSQPQTQIPQMQPQENQMNQQMQPMNVQSSITPMQPNSLTSLQQNTLSSVPPVSNLQQNLMSTLQPASTLDPGQSNTHPLQQVAISSLQQNTASGPQTMNINSLSSQSGMTALQSNLINALQPNSTMIHNQQLKQQEQQMLQTQQLKQQLHPRQLQQQLLQRQQLMQQQQQQQQQQLQQQPQQHQQMKPQQQPSQLPGHQMSPLHQVTDSSDLKVRPQISVKTGVFQQHHTNSQRAAYHHQQLKSGSPFPISSPQVLQAASPQVPPHASPQIDQQSMQTSIAKTGTPLQAANSPFVVPSPSTPLAPSPMPSESEKLNSGISSLSNAGNIGPSHATTVSAAAQSLAIGTPGISASPLLAEFTSLDGAHVNTSTALPCKPHTVEKPHERLIKAVQSISNKALVASVDDISSVVSMVDRIAGSAPGNGSRAAVGEDLVAMTKCRLQARNFFTQDGPTGTKKMRRSTSAMPSNVVSSVGSVNDSMRQLNSSDAFELESTATSSIRRPRNEANHALVEEIHEINRHLIDTVVDISDEDVDPIAVAAADGGEGTIVKCSFSAVALSPNLKSQYASARMSPIQPLRLLIPTNYPDSSPILLDKYPVEVSINWISSLRLYQINLMCSKEYEDLSIKARSKFSISLRSLSQPMSLSEMARTWDICARAVISEFAQQSGGGTFSSKYGTWENCVSAV; via the exons ATGGATAGCAGCAGTTGGAGGGCGCCTCAAGGCCAGATGGCTCAGGGTCCTCCTCAAGGTGGTCAAGCAGGCGGCAGTGGAGAAGTATCGGCTGTCCCAAATGCACCTCCGCCGGCTACTATTGACAGCGGCGATTGGAGGACTCAACTCCAAGCTGATTCTCGTCAAAGAATCGTAAATAAGAT ATGTGCTCACATGTGCAGAATGGAGACTTTGAAGAGGCATCTGCCATTCTCTGGACAAGAGGGACTGCAAGAACTTAAGAAAATTGCTGTGAGGTTTGAGGAAAAGATTTATACTGCAGCAACTAGCCAG TCAGATTATTTGAGAAAGATATCTTTGAAGATGCTGACAATGGAAACTAAGTCCCAAAATCCCATGGCTAATCCTTTACAAGCTAATGCTGCCAATGCAAGCAAAAATCCTCCAGACCAAG CTGTCCATGGCATGCAATCCCAAATTCAGAACCAGCAACATCCCATGCCAGTGGTGAGCAGCCAATCACAATCCCGACAACAGCTGTTACCGCAAAACATGCAGACTAATATGACATCAACTGGAGTCCAGAATTCTGCTATTTTGGCTTCTACACTTCCAACTGCTGGTAATTTGCAGCAGGCTCCCATGCCTAATATTGGTCAGAACTCCAATTTGCAGAACATGCAGAGTGTTCCCAGTGTTTCTCAGAACCCAGTAGGGAGTTCCATGGGACAGGTGATGCCTTCAAATGTTTTCACTAATTCTCAAAGACAGATGCAGGCTAGACAACAACAGGTTGTTCCCTTGCAGCAACAACAGCAGACACAGAATCCACAGCATTATCTTTATCAACAACAGCTGCAGCATCAGTACATGAAACAAAAGTTACAACAAGGAGGAGCAATGGCACAGCCCCTTATGCAATCTCATAtccagcagcagcagcagcagcaaaacCTTTTGCAACCAACTCAAATTCAAACCTCCCAGCAAGCTGTTATGCAGCCATCTGTAATGCAGTCAGCTCCTCTATCTGGCCTCCAGCAGAATCAACAGTCTTCTATGCAACAAGTGACTCAACCAGTAATTCAGCAGCAGTCTCAAGCAGTTTTgaggcagcagcagcagcaacagcaACAACAGCAGCAACAGTCACAACAGGCTTCCATGTTGCATCAGCAGCAAACCTCCATGGCTCAACAGCCATTACTGCCTGCAGCACAGCAGCCGcagcaacagcagcagcagctgATTGGGCAGCAGCCTGGTGCTACAAATATTCAACACAACCAGCTGATTGGCCAACAGAATAGCATGCCTGATATGCAGCAACAGCAACAAAGGCTGATAGGCCAGCAGAACAATatgcagcagcagcagctaaTAGGTCAACAGAACAGCCTTTCGAGTATGCATCAACAACAGTTGGCCCCTCAAAGTAGCGTTTCTGGGCTCCATCAGCAGTCAATGCGAGGGACTCAACCTGGTAACTCTGCCATGCCGACAAGTCAGCATTCTGTCGTCATGTTACAGCAATCTAAGGTTGCGGTACAGCAACAAATGCAGCAGAATGCAACAGCATTGCTACCAAGCCAAAATCAACAGCCACAGCAACCGCAGCAGCAGATGGTATCACAGATTCAAGCACAACCAGGGGGCCTACAACATATGCAGCAGCAGTCAAATGCGTTGCAAAGAGATATGCAGCAAAAGATTCAACCTACAGGTTCTTTGCTTCAACAGCAGAATGTTGTAGAACAGCAGAAGCAGTTATTTCAGCCACAAAGAGCCCATCCTGAGGCATCATCAA CTTCGTTAGATTCAACAGCTCAGACGGGGAATGCAAGTGGTGGAGATTGGCAGGAGGAGGTTTATCAAAAG attaaatccatgaaggacatGTATTTCCTGGAATTAAATGACATGTAcatgaaaattgctggaaagCTGCAACAG CATGATTCTCTTCCTCAACAACCGAGAAATGAGCAGATTGAAAAGCTCAAATTCTTTAAGCTCATGCTGGAACGCCTAATAGGATTCTTGCGATGTACCAAGAATGACATTCAGATCAGTCACAAGGAGAAGTTGGCTTCCATTGAAAAACAGATAATCAATATTCTTTCTACAAATCGGCCCCGGAGGCCCGTTTCTTTGCAACAAGTGCAACTTGCCCAACAGCAAATGTCCAACATGCAGCACTCTCAGCCTCAGACTCAAATTCCTCAAATGCAGCCCCAGGAAAATCAAATGAACCAACAGATGCAGCCAATGAATGTACAGAGTTCCATAACACCAATGCAGCCAAATAGCTTGACCAGCCTGCAACAGAACACATTGTCCTCTGTGCCACCAGTTTCGAATTTGCAACAGAATCTGATGAGTACCCTACAGCCTGCTTCGACTTTGGACCCAGGACAAAGTAATACTCACCCGTTGCAGCAGGTAGCTATAAGCTCTTTACAGCAGAATACTGCCAGTGGTCCTCAAACAATGAACATAAATTCTTTATCATCGCAAAGTGGCATGACTGCGCTGCAATCAAACCTCATTAATGCTCTACAGCCTAATTCGACTATGATTCATAACCAGCAGCTAAAACAACAGGAGCAGCAAATGTTGCAAACCCAGCAATTGAAACAACAATTGCATCCCCGTCAGCTGCAGCAGCAGCTTTTGCAAAGACAACAGCTAATGCAacaacagcagcagcaacaacaaCAGCAGCTGCAGCAGCAACCACAACAGCACCAACAAATGAAGCCACAGCAGCAGCCTTCACAGCTGCCTGGACACCAAATGTCACCACTACATCAGGTAACTGATTCAAGTGACTTGAAGGTGAGACCGCAGATAAGTGTTAAAACAGGTGTTTTCCAGCAACACCATACCAACAGCCAGCGAGCGGCGTATCATCACCAACAGTTGAAGTCGGGAAGCCCATTTCCTATTTCTTCACCACAAGTCCTTCAGGCAGCATCGCCTCAGGTTCCCCCGCATGCTTCCCCTCAAATTGATCAGCAGAGTATGCAGACGTCTATAGCAAAAACTGGAACTCCACTGCAGGCTGCAAATTCACCCTTTGTGGTCCCATCTCCTTCGACTCCCTTGGCTCCATCACCTATGCCTAGCGAGTCAGAAAAACTAAATTCTGGCATTTCATCCCTCTCAAATGCTGGAAATATTGGACCCTCGCATGCAACTACTGTGTCTGCAGCAGCCCAATCACTAGCAATTGGCACTCCTGGGATATCAGCTTCGCCATTGCTTGCGGAATTTACGAGTTTGGATGGAGCTCATGTCAACACATCAACTGCATTGCCCTGCAAGCCACATACTGTAGAGAAGCCACATGAACGGTTGATTAAAGCG GTacaatcaatttcaaataaaGCATTGGTTGCCTCCGTTGATGATATAAGCTCAGTTGTCAGTATGGTTGATAGGATAGCTGGATCTGCACCAGGCAATGGATCAAGAGCTGCTGTTGGTGAGGATTTGGTCGCAATGACAAAATGTCGCTTGCAAGCAAGAAACTTTTTCACACAAGATGGACCGACTGGAACAAAGAAAATGAGGCGCTCTACGAGTGCAATGCCTTCCAATGTTGTTTCATCTGTTGGTAGTGTGAATGACAGTATGAGGCAGTTAAACAGTTCTGATGCCTTTGAATTGGAATCCACAGCTACATCAAGTATCAGAAGGCCAAGGAATGAG GCCAACCATGCCCTTGTGGAAGAGATACATGAGATAAATCGACACCTCATAGATACTGTGGTTGATATCAGCGATGAAGATGTTGATCCAATTGCAGTAGCTGCAGCTGATGGTGGTGAAGGGACCATTGTCAAGTGCTCTTTCAGTGCTGTAGCTCTTAGCCCAAACCTGAAATCACAGTATGCTTCAGCACGGATG TCACCAATTCAGCCTCTGCGATTGCTCATTCCAACTAATTATCCTGATTCCTCTCCTATACTCTTGGACAAGTATCCTGTTGAAGTTAG CATCAATTGGATCTCTTCACTGAGATTGTATCAAATAAATCTTATGTGCAGTAAAGAGTATGAAGATCTTTCTATTAAAGCCAGGTCCAAGTTCAGTATATCACTGAGAAGTCTTTCACAGCCTATGTCACTTTCGGAGATGGCAAGGACGTGGGACATTTGTGCTCGTGCAGTTATTTCAGAATTTGCACAACAAAGTGGTGGAGGAACTTTCAGCTCAAAATATGGGACTTGGGAGAACTGTGTGAGTGCAGTTTAG